The Pseudomonas azotoformans genome has a segment encoding these proteins:
- the queC gene encoding 7-cyano-7-deazaguanine synthase QueC, producing MDQKRAVILLSGGLDSATVVAMAQAQGYSCYTMSFDYGQRHRAELNAAARVAREMGVVEHKVIGLNLNGIGGSALTDSSIDVPEAPSEGIPVTYVPARNTVFLSLALGWAEVLNARDIFIGVNAVDYSGYPDCRPEFVESFERMANLATKAGVEGQGFRILAPLQNLSKADIVKAGVGLGVDYSLTVSCYQADDDGRACGKCDSCRLRAEGFQAAGITDPTRYF from the coding sequence ATGGATCAAAAACGCGCGGTAATCCTGCTATCCGGCGGCCTCGACTCCGCCACCGTGGTGGCCATGGCCCAGGCGCAAGGCTACAGCTGCTACACCATGAGCTTCGACTACGGCCAGCGTCACCGCGCCGAGCTGAACGCCGCCGCGCGTGTCGCCCGTGAGATGGGCGTGGTCGAGCACAAAGTGATCGGACTGAACCTCAACGGCATCGGTGGCTCCGCGCTGACCGACAGCAGCATCGATGTGCCGGAAGCGCCCAGCGAAGGTATCCCGGTGACCTATGTGCCGGCACGCAACACCGTGTTCCTGTCCCTGGCCCTCGGCTGGGCAGAAGTGCTCAACGCCCGCGACATCTTCATCGGCGTCAACGCAGTGGATTACTCCGGTTACCCGGACTGCCGCCCAGAGTTCGTCGAGTCGTTCGAGCGCATGGCCAACCTGGCGACTAAAGCCGGTGTAGAAGGGCAGGGTTTCCGTATCCTGGCGCCGCTGCAAAACCTGAGCAAGGCCGATATCGTCAAGGCTGGTGTAGGACTCGGCGTAGATTATTCGCTGACTGTTTCCTGCTATCAGGCAGACGATGACGGCCGTGCTTGTGGGAAATGCGACAGCTGCCGACTGCGTGCAGAAGGCTTCCAAGCGGCCGGAATTACTGACCCAACGCGTTATTTCTGA
- the queE gene encoding 7-carboxy-7-deazaguanine synthase QueE, producing MQDTLRITEVFYSLQGETRTAGLPTVFVRLTGCPLRCQYCDSAYAFSGGTVRTLDDILEQVAGYKPRYVCVTGGEPLAQPNAIPLLKQLCDAGYEVSLETSGALDISAVDPRVSRVVDLKTPDSKEAHRNRYENIELLTANDQVKFVICSRDDYDWANSKLIQYGLDRRAGEVLFSPSHHDLNARDLADWVVADNLPVRLQLQLHKYLWNDEPGR from the coding sequence ATGCAAGACACATTACGTATTACCGAAGTTTTTTACTCGTTGCAGGGTGAAACGCGAACGGCTGGCCTGCCCACAGTATTTGTGCGCCTGACCGGTTGCCCCCTGCGTTGCCAATACTGCGACAGCGCCTACGCCTTCAGTGGCGGCACGGTGCGCACCCTCGATGACATCCTGGAGCAGGTTGCCGGCTACAAGCCGCGCTACGTCTGCGTGACCGGCGGCGAGCCGTTGGCCCAGCCCAATGCCATCCCGTTGCTCAAGCAGCTGTGTGATGCCGGCTACGAGGTTTCCCTGGAGACCAGTGGCGCCTTGGACATCTCCGCGGTCGACCCCCGTGTCAGCCGCGTGGTCGACCTCAAGACCCCCGACTCCAAGGAGGCGCACCGTAACCGCTACGAGAACATCGAGCTGCTGACGGCCAACGACCAGGTCAAGTTCGTCATTTGTTCCCGCGACGACTACGACTGGGCGAACTCCAAGCTGATTCAATACGGGCTGGACCGCCGCGCAGGCGAAGTGCTGTTTTCGCCAAGCCACCATGACCTGAACGCACGCGACCTCGCTGATTGGGTGGTTGCAGACAACCTACCGGTGCGCCTGCAATTGCAGCTGCATAAATACCTTTGGAACGACGAGCCAGGACGCTGA
- the ybgF gene encoding tol-pal system protein YbgF, with amino-acid sequence MRTCRRALTVLALSLAPLAVWAAVPVEDSNSGYNNSGSSYPPAGYGTNGAYAGGAATSAPSAQGELFNQLQRMQDQLAQQQGTIEVLQNQVNQLKQEGLERYQDLDRRIGAGVQPAATPDNSSAGGAPSAAAGGAAAGAAASQAPAASSEPGDPAKEKLYYDAAFDLIKAKDFDKASQAFTAFLRKYPNSQYAGNAQYWLGEVNLAKGDLQGAGQAFAKVSQLYPKHAKVPDSLYKLADVERRLGHTDKVKGILQQVVAQYPGTSAAQLAQRDLQRL; translated from the coding sequence ATGCGAACGTGCCGTCGTGCTCTAACTGTATTGGCTCTCAGCCTCGCACCGCTTGCGGTGTGGGCTGCGGTTCCTGTGGAAGATAGCAACTCTGGCTATAACAATAGCGGGAGCAGTTATCCGCCAGCGGGTTATGGCACGAACGGCGCCTATGCGGGGGGAGCGGCTACGTCCGCTCCCTCGGCACAGGGCGAACTGTTCAACCAGCTGCAACGCATGCAGGATCAACTGGCGCAGCAACAAGGCACCATTGAAGTACTGCAAAACCAAGTGAACCAGCTGAAGCAAGAAGGCCTGGAGCGTTACCAGGATCTTGATCGACGCATTGGAGCCGGCGTTCAACCTGCCGCAACTCCTGATAATTCTTCTGCCGGTGGCGCGCCAAGCGCTGCTGCCGGTGGTGCAGCAGCAGGGGCGGCTGCCAGCCAAGCCCCTGCCGCGAGCAGCGAACCGGGTGATCCGGCGAAGGAAAAGCTGTATTACGATGCAGCCTTCGACCTGATCAAAGCCAAGGATTTCGATAAGGCCAGCCAGGCATTTACCGCTTTCCTGCGCAAATACCCGAACAGCCAGTACGCGGGCAATGCCCAATACTGGTTGGGTGAAGTCAACCTGGCCAAGGGTGATCTACAGGGCGCGGGCCAGGCATTTGCCAAGGTCAGCCAGCTGTACCCCAAGCACGCCAAGGTGCCGGATTCACTGTACAAACTCGCTGACGTAGAACGCCGCCTGGGTCATACCGACAAGGTCAAAGGCATTCTGCAGCAGGTTGTGGCCCAGTATCCGGGGACTTCCGCTGCCCAATTGGCCCAGCGGGATCTGCAGCGCTTGTAA
- the pal gene encoding peptidoglycan-associated lipoprotein Pal, producing MEMLKFGKFAALALALSVAVGCSSKGGDNAGEGAAVDPNAGYGANTGAVDGSLSEEAALRAITTFYFEYDSSDLKPEAMRALDVHAKDLKANGARVVLEGNTDERGTREYNMALGERRAKAVQRYLVLQGVAPGQLELVSYGKERPVATGHDEQSWAQNRRVELRK from the coding sequence ATGGAAATGCTGAAGTTTGGTAAGTTTGCTGCTCTGGCTCTGGCTCTGTCCGTAGCCGTTGGTTGCTCGTCTAAAGGCGGCGACAATGCCGGTGAAGGCGCAGCTGTTGATCCAAACGCTGGTTACGGCGCTAACACTGGTGCGGTTGACGGCTCCCTGAGCGAAGAAGCTGCTCTGCGCGCTATCACCACTTTCTACTTCGAATACGACAGTTCGGACCTGAAACCAGAAGCCATGCGCGCTCTGGACGTTCACGCGAAGGACCTGAAAGCTAACGGCGCTCGCGTTGTTCTGGAAGGTAACACTGACGAACGTGGTACTCGTGAGTACAACATGGCACTGGGCGAGCGTCGTGCGAAAGCCGTTCAGCGCTACCTGGTACTGCAAGGTGTTGCTCCAGGCCAACTGGAACTGGTTTCCTACGGTAAAGAGCGTCCAGTTGCTACTGGCCACGACGAGCAGTCCTGGGCTCAAAACCGTCGCGTCGAACTGCGTAAGTAA
- the tolB gene encoding Tol-Pal system beta propeller repeat protein TolB produces MLVVICCMAGIAAADEKNILVTSGSDRATPIAVVPFGWQGGSVLPDDMAQIVSDDLRNSGYYAPIPKGNMISQPNQASEVVFRDWKAVGAQYLMVGNITPAGGRLQITYTLFNVATEQQVLTGSVSGTAEQIRDMAHYISDQSFEKLTGIKGAFSTRLLYVTAERFSVDNTRYTLQRSDYDGARAVTLLQSREPILSPRFAPDGKRIAYVSFEQKRPRIFVQHIDTGRREQITNFEGLNGAPAWSPDGSRLAFVLSKDGNPDIYVMNMASRQITRATSGPGINTEPFWGKDGSTIYFTSDRGGKPQVYKANVNGGGAERVTFIGNYNANPKLSADEKTLVMIHRQDGFTNFRVAAQDLQRGTVKILTDTNLDESATVAPNGTMVIYATRQQGRGVLMLVSINGRVRLPLPTAQGEVREPSWSPYLN; encoded by the coding sequence ATGCTTGTCGTTATTTGCTGTATGGCAGGGATAGCGGCGGCGGATGAAAAGAACATCCTGGTCACCAGCGGTAGCGATCGGGCCACCCCGATCGCGGTAGTACCGTTCGGTTGGCAAGGCGGCAGCGTGCTGCCGGACGACATGGCCCAGATCGTCAGCGACGACCTGCGCAACTCCGGTTACTACGCACCGATTCCAAAAGGCAACATGATCAGCCAGCCAAACCAGGCCAGCGAAGTCGTGTTCCGTGACTGGAAAGCGGTAGGCGCGCAGTACCTGATGGTCGGCAACATCACGCCGGCCGGTGGTCGTCTGCAAATTACCTACACCTTGTTCAACGTGGCGACCGAGCAGCAGGTTCTGACCGGCAGCGTGTCGGGCACGGCCGAGCAGATCCGCGACATGGCCCACTACATCTCGGACCAGTCGTTTGAAAAGCTCACCGGTATCAAGGGTGCTTTCTCGACGCGTCTGCTGTACGTAACGGCTGAACGTTTCTCCGTAGACAACACTCGTTACACTTTGCAGCGTTCGGACTACGACGGTGCGCGGGCTGTGACTTTGCTGCAATCCCGTGAGCCAATCCTGTCGCCGCGCTTCGCGCCGGACGGCAAGCGTATTGCCTACGTGTCCTTCGAACAGAAGCGTCCGCGTATCTTCGTCCAGCACATCGATACTGGCCGTCGTGAGCAGATCACCAACTTCGAAGGCCTCAACGGTGCACCGGCCTGGTCTCCGGATGGTTCGCGCCTGGCGTTTGTACTGTCCAAAGATGGCAACCCGGATATCTACGTGATGAACATGGCTTCGCGCCAGATCACTCGCGCAACCAGCGGCCCGGGCATCAACACCGAACCGTTCTGGGGCAAGGATGGTTCGACCATCTACTTCACCTCTGACCGCGGCGGCAAGCCACAGGTTTATAAGGCGAATGTGAATGGTGGTGGTGCAGAACGCGTTACCTTTATTGGCAACTACAACGCCAACCCTAAACTTTCGGCCGATGAAAAGACGTTGGTGATGATTCACCGTCAGGATGGTTTCACTAATTTCCGGGTTGCGGCCCAGGATTTGCAGCGCGGAACCGTAAAAATCCTCACAGATACCAACCTTGATGAGTCAGCCACTGTTGCGCCCAACGGCACCATGGTAATCTACGCCACCCGCCAGCAGGGCCGGGGAGTCTTGATGCTCGTGTCCATAAATGGACGCGTAAGGCTCCCACTTCCTACCGCACAAGGCGAAGTCAGAGAACCATCCTGGTCCCCTTACCTGAACTGA
- the tolA gene encoding cell envelope integrity protein TolA produces the protein MQQQREPSASESFFWPSVWAIALHVLVFGMLFVSFAMTPDLPPAKPIVQATLYQLKSKSQATTQTNQKIAGEAQKSAARQTEVEQMEQKKVEQEAVKAAAEQKKEEAAQKAEESKKADEAKKADEAKKADEAKKAEKAAEAKKAEEKQLADIAKKKSEEEAKKAAEEEAKKKAAEDAKKKIVEDAKKKAAEDAKKKAEADEAKKKVADDAKKKAAADAQKKKAQEAARKSAEEKKAQALADLLSDTPQRQQALADERGDEVAGSFDDLIRARAAEGWTRPPSARKGMTVVLQIGMLPDGTVTSVSVSKSSGDGSFDSSAVAAVKNIGRLTEMQGMKPSDFAPYRSFKMTFTPEDLAL, from the coding sequence ATGCAGCAACAGCGAGAGCCGTCCGCCTCGGAAAGCTTCTTCTGGCCTAGCGTCTGGGCAATTGCCCTGCACGTCCTGGTGTTTGGCATGCTGTTCGTCAGCTTTGCCATGACCCCGGACCTGCCGCCAGCCAAGCCGATCGTGCAGGCGACCCTGTATCAGCTGAAATCGAAAAGTCAGGCCACCACCCAGACCAATCAGAAGATTGCGGGTGAGGCCCAGAAGTCGGCTGCGCGCCAGACTGAAGTCGAACAGATGGAACAGAAGAAGGTCGAGCAGGAAGCGGTGAAGGCTGCTGCGGAACAAAAGAAAGAAGAGGCGGCTCAAAAGGCCGAGGAATCGAAAAAGGCTGACGAAGCGAAGAAAGCGGACGAGGCGAAAAAGGCTGATGAAGCCAAGAAAGCCGAGAAAGCTGCCGAAGCCAAAAAGGCCGAAGAGAAACAATTGGCTGATATAGCCAAGAAGAAGTCTGAAGAAGAAGCCAAGAAGGCTGCTGAAGAAGAGGCCAAGAAAAAGGCCGCTGAAGACGCCAAGAAGAAAATAGTCGAAGACGCGAAGAAGAAAGCCGCCGAAGACGCCAAGAAAAAAGCTGAAGCAGACGAGGCGAAGAAAAAAGTCGCCGACGACGCGAAGAAGAAAGCTGCCGCCGATGCCCAGAAGAAAAAGGCTCAGGAAGCAGCGCGCAAATCCGCCGAAGAGAAAAAGGCCCAGGCCTTGGCAGACTTGCTCTCCGACACGCCGCAGCGTCAGCAAGCCTTGGCCGATGAGCGTGGCGATGAAGTTGCGGGCAGTTTCGACGACCTGATTCGGGCGCGGGCAGCAGAGGGTTGGACACGTCCACCTTCGGCACGTAAAGGCATGACAGTAGTGCTGCAGATCGGCATGTTGCCGGACGGTACGGTGACTTCGGTCAGCGTGTCCAAGTCCAGTGGTGACGGTTCGTTCGACAGTTCGGCGGTTGCCGCGGTCAAGAATATTGGCCGGTTGACCGAGATGCAGGGAATGAAACCAAGCGACTTCGCTCCCTATCGTTCATTCAAGATGACATTCACACCTGAGGATCTAGCCTTGTGA
- the tolR gene encoding protein TolR produces the protein MARARKKRKPVAEMNVVPYIDVMLVLLVIFMVTAPMLNQGVKVDLPKVSSEALPQDNNTQVLTISIKADKTYYWNLGSEVDTQKQQDKAMTLPQMTDAVTKIIRSGNEGGKHTQVFIRGDKVVDYGSVMGAMGGLQKAGVGNVGLITEAP, from the coding sequence ATCGCTCGAGCTCGCAAAAAGCGCAAGCCGGTCGCCGAGATGAACGTAGTGCCTTACATCGACGTGATGCTGGTGCTGCTGGTTATCTTCATGGTGACCGCGCCGATGCTCAATCAGGGCGTGAAGGTTGATCTGCCCAAGGTTTCCAGCGAAGCCTTGCCGCAAGACAACAACACCCAGGTCCTGACCATTTCGATCAAGGCTGACAAGACCTATTACTGGAACCTTGGCAGCGAAGTCGATACCCAAAAACAGCAGGACAAGGCCATGACCTTGCCGCAGATGACCGACGCGGTGACCAAGATCATTCGCTCTGGCAATGAAGGCGGCAAGCACACCCAAGTCTTCATTCGCGGCGACAAAGTGGTCGACTATGGCTCCGTCATGGGCGCCATGGGCGGACTGCAGAAGGCCGGCGTGGGTAACGTTGGCTTGATTACCGAGGCGCCCTGA
- the tolQ gene encoding protein TolQ — protein MEPTVVDHSSMWSLVSNASVVVQLVMLTLVAASVTSWVMIFQRSNLLRAGRRALESFEERFWSGIDLSKLYRQAGSNPDPDSGVEQIFRAGFKEFSRLRQQPGVDPEAVMEGVARAMRVAISREEEKLEQSLPFLATVGSVSPYIGLFGTVWGIMNSFRGLAQAQQATLATVAPGIAEALIATAIGLFAAIPAVIAYNRFAATSETLIGRYYTFADEFQAILHRKVHTSEE, from the coding sequence GTGGAACCTACCGTCGTCGACCATTCCTCCATGTGGAGCCTGGTCAGCAATGCCAGTGTTGTGGTTCAACTGGTCATGCTGACCCTGGTAGCCGCATCGGTTACCTCTTGGGTCATGATTTTTCAGCGCAGCAACCTGCTGCGTGCCGGTCGACGTGCCTTGGAGAGCTTTGAAGAGCGCTTCTGGTCGGGTATCGACCTGTCCAAGCTGTACCGCCAGGCTGGCAGCAACCCAGACCCGGATTCGGGCGTCGAGCAAATCTTCCGCGCCGGCTTCAAGGAATTCTCCCGCCTGCGCCAGCAGCCAGGTGTTGACCCAGAAGCGGTCATGGAAGGCGTGGCCCGTGCCATGCGTGTCGCCATTTCCCGCGAAGAAGAGAAGCTTGAGCAAAGCTTGCCGTTTCTTGCCACCGTCGGTTCCGTGAGCCCGTACATCGGCCTGTTCGGTACCGTGTGGGGCATCATGAACTCCTTCCGTGGCCTGGCCCAGGCCCAGCAAGCGACCCTGGCCACCGTGGCTCCAGGTATTGCCGAAGCCCTGATCGCCACCGCGATCGGCCTGTTCGCTGCTATCCCCGCAGTAATTGCCTACAACCGTTTTGCCGCCACCAGCGAAACGTTGATCGGCCGTTACTACACCTTCGCCGACGAATTCCAGGCGATCCTGCACCGTAAAGTGCACACCAGCGAAGAATAA
- the ybgC gene encoding tol-pal system-associated acyl-CoA thioesterase: MRAQNGDQSFAHRCRVYYEDTDAGGIVYYVNYLKFMERARTERLRELGFAQSQLAGEDLLFVVHSSEARYHAPARLDDELLVSAEVIELNRVSLRFKQQVRRATDATLLCEGQFLVACVRTNSLKPRAIPEALRAAFADVSGAGKQSKQEI; this comes from the coding sequence ATGCGCGCGCAAAACGGGGATCAGTCGTTCGCACATCGCTGTCGCGTTTATTACGAGGACACCGATGCCGGCGGCATCGTGTATTACGTCAACTACCTCAAGTTCATGGAGCGGGCTCGAACCGAGCGGCTACGGGAGCTGGGCTTTGCCCAATCCCAGCTGGCAGGGGAGGACCTGTTATTCGTCGTGCATTCCAGCGAGGCGCGGTATCACGCGCCGGCGCGGCTGGACGACGAGTTGTTGGTCAGCGCTGAAGTAATCGAATTGAACCGTGTCAGCCTGCGTTTCAAGCAGCAGGTCAGGCGGGCAACGGATGCAACGCTGCTCTGTGAGGGGCAGTTCCTGGTGGCCTGTGTGCGCACCAATAGTTTGAAACCCCGGGCCATTCCCGAAGCTCTACGTGCGGCCTTTGCCGACGTAAGCGGCGCGGGTAAACAATCAAAGCAGGAGATTTAG
- the ruvA gene encoding Holliday junction branch migration protein RuvA has translation MIGRLRGTLAEKQPPHLILDVNGLGYELEVPMTTLYRLPSVGEPITLHTHLVVREDAQLLYGFIGKRDRDFFRELIRLNGVGPKLALALMSSLEVDELVRAVSAQDTSALTKVPGVGKKTAERLLVELKDRFKAWEVVPSMFALVPNQPDMPAGQVASAESDAVSALISLGYKPQEASKAVSAIKDKNLSSEDMIRRALKGMI, from the coding sequence GTGATTGGACGCTTGCGCGGCACCCTGGCTGAGAAACAGCCGCCGCACCTGATTCTGGATGTAAACGGGCTGGGGTATGAGCTGGAAGTGCCCATGACCACCCTGTATCGCCTACCGTCGGTCGGTGAGCCGATTACGCTGCACACCCACTTGGTGGTGCGCGAAGACGCGCAACTACTCTATGGTTTCATCGGCAAGCGCGACCGTGACTTCTTTCGCGAGCTGATCCGCCTCAACGGGGTGGGCCCGAAACTGGCCCTGGCGTTGATGTCGAGCCTGGAAGTGGATGAGCTGGTGCGCGCCGTTTCGGCCCAGGACACGTCGGCGCTGACCAAGGTGCCGGGTGTCGGCAAGAAGACTGCCGAGCGCCTGCTGGTGGAGCTCAAGGACCGCTTCAAGGCCTGGGAAGTGGTGCCGAGCATGTTCGCCCTGGTGCCGAACCAGCCGGATATGCCGGCTGGCCAGGTTGCCAGCGCCGAAAGCGATGCCGTCAGCGCCCTGATTTCCCTGGGCTATAAGCCGCAGGAAGCCAGCAAGGCCGTGTCGGCCATCAAGGACAAGAACCTGAGCAGTGAAGACATGATCCGCCGCGCCCTGAAGGGAATGATTTAA
- the ruvC gene encoding crossover junction endodeoxyribonuclease RuvC yields the protein MTLILGIDPGSRITGFGVVQQTPRGCVYVASGCIRTGAGELAERLQIVYRGVREVIQTYGPVTMGIEKVFMAKNADSALKLGQARGAAIVAGAEEGMEIAEYTATQVKQAVVGTGAANKEQVQMMVMHMLKLTSKPQIDASDALAIAICHAHTRSSLLPHGLGTARSRGGRLRL from the coding sequence ATGACTTTAATTCTAGGTATCGACCCCGGTTCGCGCATCACCGGTTTTGGCGTGGTGCAACAGACCCCGCGCGGCTGTGTCTATGTCGCCTCGGGCTGCATCCGCACCGGCGCGGGCGAGTTGGCCGAGCGCCTGCAGATCGTCTATCGCGGCGTGCGTGAAGTGATCCAGACCTACGGACCGGTCACCATGGGCATCGAAAAGGTGTTCATGGCAAAAAATGCCGATTCGGCGTTGAAGCTGGGCCAGGCCCGTGGCGCCGCCATCGTGGCTGGAGCGGAGGAGGGCATGGAAATTGCCGAATACACTGCGACCCAAGTCAAGCAGGCCGTGGTCGGTACGGGGGCGGCGAATAAAGAGCAGGTGCAGATGATGGTCATGCACATGCTCAAGCTCACCTCAAAACCGCAGATCGACGCCTCCGACGCCCTGGCCATTGCCATTTGCCATGCGCACACCCGTTCCAGCCTGTTGCCACATGGCCTGGGCACTGCACGCAGTCGTGGCGGTCGCCTGCGTCTCTGA
- a CDS encoding YebC/PmpR family DNA-binding transcriptional regulator, producing the protein MAGHSKWANIKHRKERQDAKKGKIFTKWIRELTVAARQGGGDPGSNPRLRLALDKALGANMSRDIIDRAVARGAGAADTDDMVELSYEGYGPGGVAVMVECMTDNRNRTAAAVRHAFSKCGGNLGTDGSVAYLFERKGQITFAPGTDEDALMEAAMEADADDVVTNEDGSIDVFTSFASFYAVRNALEAAGFKGTDAEIVMLPTTSAELDLDGAQKVLKMLDMLEDLDDVQNVYSNADIPEEVAAQLT; encoded by the coding sequence ATGGCTGGCCATTCCAAGTGGGCGAACATCAAGCACCGCAAAGAGCGTCAGGATGCCAAGAAAGGCAAGATATTCACCAAGTGGATTCGCGAGCTGACCGTCGCCGCCCGCCAGGGCGGTGGTGACCCCGGCTCCAACCCGCGCCTGCGCTTGGCGTTGGACAAGGCGCTGGGCGCCAACATGAGCCGCGACATCATCGACCGCGCCGTGGCCCGTGGCGCTGGTGCTGCCGACACCGACGACATGGTCGAGCTGAGCTACGAAGGCTACGGCCCGGGCGGCGTGGCGGTGATGGTCGAGTGCATGACCGACAACCGCAACCGCACCGCGGCAGCCGTACGTCATGCGTTCAGCAAGTGCGGTGGCAACCTCGGCACCGACGGTTCGGTGGCTTACCTGTTCGAGCGCAAGGGGCAGATCACCTTTGCACCCGGCACGGATGAAGATGCGCTGATGGAGGCCGCGATGGAGGCGGATGCCGACGACGTGGTGACCAACGAAGACGGCTCCATCGACGTGTTCACCTCGTTCGCCAGCTTCTACGCCGTGCGCAATGCGCTGGAAGCCGCTGGCTTCAAAGGCACTGACGCGGAGATCGTGATGCTGCCGACCACCAGCGCCGAGCTGGACCTGGACGGTGCGCAGAAAGTGCTGAAGATGCTGGATATGCTGGAAGATTTGGATGATGTGCAGAATGTGTATTCCAACGCGGATATCCCGGAAGAAGTCGCTGCACAGCTTACCTAA
- the aspS gene encoding aspartate--tRNA ligase, which translates to MMRSHYCGQLNETLEGQEITLCGWVHRRRDHGGVIFLDIRDRDGLAQVVFDPDRAESFAAADRVRSEYVVKITGKVRLRPEGAVNKNMASGGIEVLGYELEVLNESETPPFPLNEYSDVGEETRLRYRFLDLRRPEMAEKLRLRSRMTTSIRRFLDENGFLDVETPILTRATPEGARDYLVPSRTHAGSFFALPQSPQLFKQLLMVAGFDRYYQIAKCFRDEDLRADRQPEFTQIDIETSFLDEKEIMGLTEQMIRNLFKEVLDLEFGDFPHMTFEEAMRRYGSDKPDLRNPLELVDVADQLKEVDFKVFSGPANDPKCRIAALRVPGGASMPRKQIDDYTKFVGIYGAKGLAYIKVNERANGVEGLQSPIVKNIPLDNLNAILDRVGAVDGDIVFFGADKAKIVSEALGALRIKLGHDLNLLTCEWAPMWVVDFPMFEENDDGSFSALHHPFTAPKCSPAELEANPAGALSRAYDMVLNGTELGGGSIRIHRKEMQQAVFRLLGINEAEQEEKFGFLLDALKYGAPPHGGLAFGLDRLVMLMTGAQSIREVIAFPKTQSAADVMTQAPGVVDAKALRELHIRLRETPKAE; encoded by the coding sequence ATGATGCGCAGCCACTATTGCGGCCAACTGAACGAGACCCTGGAAGGTCAGGAAATCACCCTTTGCGGATGGGTTCACCGTCGCCGCGACCACGGCGGGGTGATCTTCCTCGACATCCGTGATCGTGATGGTCTGGCCCAGGTGGTGTTCGACCCGGATCGCGCCGAAAGCTTCGCCGCTGCCGACCGCGTGCGCAGCGAATACGTCGTGAAGATCACCGGCAAGGTTCGCCTGCGTCCGGAAGGCGCCGTGAACAAGAACATGGCCTCCGGCGGCATCGAAGTGCTGGGCTACGAGCTGGAAGTGCTGAACGAGTCGGAAACCCCGCCGTTCCCACTCAACGAATACTCCGACGTCGGCGAAGAAACCCGCCTGCGCTATCGCTTCCTGGACCTGCGTCGTCCGGAAATGGCCGAGAAGCTGCGCCTGCGTTCGCGCATGACCACCAGCATCCGCCGCTTCCTCGACGAAAACGGCTTCCTAGACGTTGAAACCCCGATCCTGACCCGGGCCACCCCGGAAGGCGCGCGTGACTACCTGGTGCCGAGCCGTACCCACGCGGGTTCGTTCTTCGCCCTGCCGCAGTCGCCGCAGCTGTTCAAGCAACTGCTGATGGTGGCCGGCTTCGACCGTTACTACCAGATCGCCAAGTGCTTCCGTGACGAAGACCTGCGCGCCGACCGCCAGCCGGAATTCACCCAGATCGACATCGAGACCAGCTTCCTCGATGAAAAAGAGATCATGGGCCTGACCGAGCAGATGATCCGCAACCTGTTCAAGGAAGTGCTGGACCTGGAATTCGGCGACTTCCCGCACATGACCTTCGAAGAAGCCATGCGCCGCTACGGTTCCGACAAGCCAGACCTGCGTAACCCGCTGGAACTGGTGGACGTGGCCGACCAACTCAAGGAAGTCGACTTCAAGGTGTTCAGCGGCCCGGCCAACGACCCTAAGTGCCGCATCGCCGCCCTGCGCGTGCCTGGCGGCGCGAGCATGCCGCGCAAGCAGATCGACGACTACACCAAGTTCGTCGGCATCTACGGTGCCAAGGGCCTGGCGTACATCAAGGTCAACGAGCGCGCCAACGGTGTTGAAGGACTGCAATCGCCGATCGTTAAAAACATCCCGCTGGACAACCTGAACGCGATCCTTGATCGCGTCGGTGCAGTCGACGGCGACATCGTGTTCTTCGGCGCCGACAAAGCCAAGATCGTCAGCGAGGCCCTGGGCGCGCTGCGGATCAAGCTGGGTCACGACCTGAACCTGCTGACCTGTGAATGGGCCCCGATGTGGGTCGTTGACTTCCCGATGTTCGAAGAGAACGACGACGGCAGCTTCAGCGCCTTGCACCACCCGTTCACCGCGCCGAAGTGCTCGCCGGCTGAGCTGGAAGCCAACCCGGCAGGCGCTTTGTCCCGTGCCTACGACATGGTGCTCAACGGCACTGAGCTGGGTGGCGGTTCGATCCGTATCCACCGTAAAGAGATGCAACAAGCGGTGTTCCGCCTGTTGGGCATCAACGAAGCGGAACAGGAAGAGAAATTCGGCTTCCTGCTCGACGCCCTGAAATACGGCGCACCGCCGCACGGTGGCCTGGCGTTCGGCCTGGACCGTCTGGTGATGCTGATGACCGGCGCCCAGTCGATCCGTGAAGTGATCGCCTTCCCGAAAACCCAGAGCGCTGCGGACGTCATGACCCAGGCGCCAGGTGTGGTGGATGCCAAGGCATTGCGCGAACTGCACATCCGCCTGCGCGAGACGCCTAAGGCTGAGTAA